The Pyrus communis chromosome 9, drPyrComm1.1, whole genome shotgun sequence genome has a segment encoding these proteins:
- the LOC137744062 gene encoding EG45-like domain containing protein 2, with protein sequence MKLLVLSVVLSLARLVSADLGTATSYGPPYIPTRCFGRRPDQFPPRYLFAAVSPGLWDGGSACGRVYKIKCLSGPNMPCKFGETVEVKVVDLCRKSPCPSAIAMSTDAFAAISHSTSAPINIEYVET encoded by the exons ATGAAGCTCTTAGTCCTGTCAGTGGTGTTAAGCTTAGCTAGGCTAGTTTCTGCGGATCTGGGAACTGCAACTTCATACGGCCCTCCTTATATAC CCACAAGGTGCTTTGGAAGGAGGCCAGACCAGTTCCCTCCGCGTTACCTTTTTGCGGCCGTGAGTCCAGGGTTGTGGGACGGTGGTTCTGCGTGCGGAAGGGTCTATAAAATCAAGTGCCTGAGTGGACCTAATATGCCCTGCAAGTTTGGTGAGACTGTCGAGGTCAAGGTGGTGGACCTTTGCCGGAAATCTCCTTGCCCTTCTGCCATAGCCATGTCAACCGATGCTTTTGCAGCCATTTCACACTCTACTTCTGCACCAATCAACATCGAATATGTCGA GACGTGA